Sequence from the Candidatus Neomarinimicrobiota bacterium genome:
TTAAACCTATCCACCAAAAACATACCTCCCCGGTGGCGGTTTTCATCAACAACAATCGGAATGTTTTTTAGGATTTGCGCCATAAGAGACGGTTCATCACCAAAGTTTTCCCAATCTTTGGCCTGTGATTTTCCGTCCGTTACCATTTGTGTCCCTGCTGTTTTCCGTCCGTATCCACGACTTAAAACAGCAACGGATTTCCCTTTTTTAGAAAGGAGTTTAGCCAAATAGATGACGGTTGGTGTTTTCCCTGTCCCGCCGGTGGTAATGTTGCCAACACTTATCACTTTGGCTGGTAGTTTCCTTGACACAAAAAAGCCCCTGTTATAAAAAAAGTTTCGCCAGAACAAGATGCCCCAATACAACATTGCCAACGGAAACAGGGAGTACCGGTATTTTAGTTCAATCGGTTGCTTCCACGCCGACACGCCAGTGAGCCTCTTTTTCCAGTTTGTTTAAAGCTTCGGTTAGTCTTTTAGCACAGTCTTCAAATTTATCAGATTTATTAAAAATCATTGGTTCACCATAAAGTTGTACGGTTCGTCCAAACGGTTTGTTTAAATAAAAGGTGTCCCAGTTTTTAAAGGCCCAATGCTTGGTGGATTGTCCGGCAGCGGGAATTACGACGGCGCCCGTTTTCTGGGCAGCGCGAATTGCGCCGGCTTTTGGAACCTTTGCGGGGCCCTGGGGGCCATCTGGGGTAATGGCGACAACATGTCCGGGTGTTTTTAATGCTAACAACATATCATCATATGCCTTTCTGCCACCATCGGTGGAAGAACCCCGGATTAGTTTCCAGCCCATCCTTGTACCAATTCGAGCTACAATTTCAGCGTCTGGGTAATGGTTTCCAGCCATACCATAAAATTGGTGCTTGGCCAGATTCATAAAAACGGTTAAAAGGGTATTGTGCCATGAAGCAATTATAACGGGCTTTCCACTGTTAATTGCTGCTTCATAATAATGTTCACCCTCAACTTCCCATTTGTTGGTATAATAAAAAAACCGCAAAATGGATGGGCCAACTCGCTCTCCAAACCAAACAAGAAACCGGTTTTTTAGCCTTTTTTCGTTTTCGGGATTAGCCACTGTTTGTTCTTTTTAAAATAAAATCTGCAGCCCGAGAATACACGCCCGGTAATCCTAACAAGCGACGTACTTCTTCGAATCCGTTTAACATCGCTCTTCTCTTGTGTGAATGTTCTAATAATGGTTTTATAGCACCCACTAAATTATTAACGGTTACGTTTTTTTGTAAAAATTCCGGTACAATTTCTCTTCCAGCAATAAGATTAACCATCGCAATGAAGGGTGATTTGTTTAGTCTTTTGGCAATTAGTCCGGATAAAGAAGACAGTTTATAACACACAACCTCTGGGGTGTCTAAAACAGCACATTCTAACGTTGCTGTGCCAGAAGCTGTTAAAGCTACTGTTCCAAAGGCTATGGCGGCTCGTGTCTCCTCTTTTTCGACCAACATCTCCAGTTTTGATTCGGGAATTGTTACACCGCCGGCTTTCCCAACAATTACTTTAAGCTCTGGCATGTCACGGCGTAAGGCCGCGACCGTTTCAACAAAGACTGGCCAATGGCGATCTATTTCTTGTTGACGGCTTCCGGGTAAAAGAGTAAGAATTTTATCCGATTCTTTTAAGTTGTGCTTGTTTAAAAATTGTGCCTTACCTGCTTTTGGCTGTTCAATTTCTGAAAATGGATGCCCAACATAATTTGTAGCAACTCCGCGAGATTCAAACCAATCCTGTTCAAAAGGAAAAATACACAAAGACTGGTCTATATATTTATGAAAAGACTTTATTCTGTTTTCTTTCCAGGCCCACAGTTGAGGTAAAATAAAATATGTTATAGGAATGTTCAGCCCCTGGCAATTTTTTGCTAAACGCAGATTGAAACCGGGGTAGTCAATTAAAATAATCCTGTCTGGGCGCAACTCTCTTAATCTTCCAAGGGAC
This genomic interval carries:
- the lpxB gene encoding lipid-A-disaccharide synthase, whose protein sequence is MSQTTFFIVAGEASGDLHGANLIRAIKKVEPSSHFVGHGGDGMVAEGLDKMYHSDQLAIMGFSEVIKHLPFMLNVMGESLGRLRELRPDRIILIDYPGFNLRLAKNCQGLNIPITYFILPQLWAWKENRIKSFHKYIDQSLCIFPFEQDWFESRGVATNYVGHPFSEIEQPKAGKAQFLNKHNLKESDKILTLLPGSRQQEIDRHWPVFVETVAALRRDMPELKVIVGKAGGVTIPESKLEMLVEKEETRAAIAFGTVALTASGTATLECAVLDTPEVVCYKLSSLSGLIAKRLNKSPFIAMVNLIAGREIVPEFLQKNVTVNNLVGAIKPLLEHSHKRRAMLNGFEEVRRLLGLPGVYSRAADFILKRTNSG
- a CDS encoding lysophospholipid acyltransferase family protein, translating into MANPENEKRLKNRFLVWFGERVGPSILRFFYYTNKWEVEGEHYYEAAINSGKPVIIASWHNTLLTVFMNLAKHQFYGMAGNHYPDAEIVARIGTRMGWKLIRGSSTDGGRKAYDDMLLALKTPGHVVAITPDGPQGPAKVPKAGAIRAAQKTGAVVIPAAGQSTKHWAFKNWDTFYLNKPFGRTVQLYGEPMIFNKSDKFEDCAKRLTEALNKLEKEAHWRVGVEATD